The following are encoded in a window of Candidatus Fluviicola riflensis genomic DNA:
- the fabG gene encoding 3-oxoacyl-[acyl-carrier-protein] reductase yields MGLLDNKVVLITGASRGIGKSIAEECVKQGATVAFTYLSSEEKAKALEAELSANGGVAKGFKSDAGDFEQAQKLVDDVVAAFGTIDVLVNNAGITRDTLLMRMTEQQWDEVINTNLKSAFNLTKAVQRPMLKARSGSIINMSSVVGVSGNAGQSNYAASKAGLIGFTKSVAQELGSRNIRCNAIAPGFIETEMTGALDQKVVEEWRNSIPLKRGGSPKDVANATVFLASDMSAYVTGQTLHVCGGMLM; encoded by the coding sequence ATGGGATTATTGGACAATAAAGTGGTGTTGATTACCGGAGCTTCGCGCGGAATTGGGAAATCAATTGCCGAGGAATGTGTGAAACAAGGTGCAACAGTTGCGTTTACCTACCTTTCTTCTGAGGAAAAAGCAAAAGCGTTGGAGGCAGAATTGTCGGCTAACGGTGGTGTCGCCAAAGGATTTAAATCGGATGCCGGAGATTTTGAGCAGGCTCAGAAACTGGTGGATGATGTAGTTGCCGCTTTTGGCACCATCGATGTGTTGGTAAACAACGCTGGAATCACGCGTGATACATTGCTGATGCGAATGACCGAACAACAGTGGGATGAAGTAATCAATACCAACCTGAAATCGGCATTCAACCTGACGAAAGCAGTACAACGCCCAATGTTGAAAGCACGTTCCGGATCCATTATCAACATGTCTTCAGTAGTTGGAGTGAGCGGAAATGCCGGTCAGTCGAACTATGCAGCTTCAAAAGCGGGATTGATCGGTTTTACGAAATCGGTTGCCCAGGAATTGGGTTCACGTAATATCCGTTGCAACGCAATCGCTCCGGGTTTTATCGAAACGGAAATGACAGGCGCTTTAGACCAAAAAGTAGTAGAAGAATGGCGCAATTCGATTCCATTGAAACGTGGTGGTTCACCAAAAGACGTGGCTAATGCTACGGTCTTCCTTGCTTCGGATATGTCGGCTTATGTTACAGGACAAACCCTGCATGTGTGTGGAGGAATGTTGATGTAA
- a CDS encoding ABC transporter, whose product MSERILRALMQLFAIIAKVDEVTDTTKEAIESSNGRRIIEGFLRSELNNELIQKYIQQFDEFLLVHHNGSAKKDGERKRTSVNSVKVLRICSQINEELTQRQKMIVLIRIFEFIHANDQVQEQEQEFVHTVAESFNISEKEYLQLKQFIEVPITTILDEEPFLYVSAKEITLEKAQFLPLEGLEGAIRIIRMESINIVFFRHFGSDELALNGQVVSNERNHILNQGSTIRTTKSAPIYYSDVISRFLSDGTREKISFKVDHLQFHFKGGKVGLHEINFAEQSGKLIGVMGGSGAGKSTFLNVLNGNYTPTFGAVTINGVDLHREKDRLEGVIGFVSQDDLLIEELSVFQNLYFNAKLCFNDLSEKQIKKKVIDLLSNIGLNEVRNLKVGSPLEKTISGGQRKRLNIALELIREPAVLYVDEPTSGLSSRDSENIMDMLKELALKGKLIFVVIHQPSSDIFKMFDKLLILDQGGYPIFDGNPIDAVVYFKTHVHHANANERECPICGNVNPEQIFNIIESKVVDEYGNQTKYRKVSPREWNQRFLENTTITENNEQLDPVKGSSKIANKWSQFRVFFLRDVLSKLANKQYMLINMLEAPVLALILAFFVKFFNYRAGGNSKYVFYQNENIPQYLFISVVVALFLGLTVAAEEIIKDKKILKRESFLNLSRASYLWSKVSIMFIISGIQTLFFVLFGNLILEIQGLWWQYWLVLFSTSCMANALGLNISSAFNSAKVIYITVPLLIIPQLLFSGVIVKFDKLHPIFSRTNEVPWIGNAMASRWAYEALAVTSAKDNYHEEQLFEWNQLKSASGWKRDYWLPEMKNQLNLLANKKTSFADFEQAKRILTNEINKETERWSNLECKDCIESLEKLHKGVPGGGSAQVNIGSFLDMMKKQYNKSYNDYSDSLDTYIAKLGDKKFQASQNQFMNESLQDLVTNRTEVQKILVTEDELIQKDDPLYIDPIGMRFLDAPFYSHKKYFLGIGIDTFWANVIVLWLMTIALIIALYYDLLKKLLDFGERIKWPILGKSKK is encoded by the coding sequence ATGAGTGAACGTATACTTCGTGCATTGATGCAGCTTTTTGCCATTATTGCGAAAGTTGATGAAGTTACTGACACTACCAAAGAAGCCATTGAGAGTTCAAATGGGCGACGAATCATTGAAGGATTTTTGCGTTCGGAACTCAACAATGAACTCATCCAAAAGTACATTCAGCAATTTGACGAGTTCCTGCTAGTTCACCACAACGGTTCCGCTAAAAAAGACGGCGAGCGTAAGCGTACATCCGTTAATTCGGTAAAAGTATTACGCATTTGTTCGCAGATCAATGAAGAGCTGACACAGCGTCAGAAAATGATCGTGCTGATCAGGATTTTCGAATTCATCCACGCAAATGACCAGGTTCAGGAGCAGGAACAGGAATTTGTTCACACTGTTGCCGAATCATTTAACATTTCTGAAAAAGAATACCTGCAGCTAAAGCAGTTCATTGAAGTTCCAATTACAACTATTCTTGACGAAGAACCGTTCCTGTACGTTTCCGCAAAGGAAATCACGCTTGAAAAAGCACAATTTTTGCCGTTGGAAGGTTTGGAAGGCGCCATTCGGATCATTCGGATGGAAAGTATCAATATTGTATTCTTCCGTCATTTCGGGTCGGATGAACTTGCCCTGAATGGTCAGGTTGTTTCCAACGAACGGAACCATATTCTCAACCAGGGCTCCACCATTCGTACTACGAAAAGTGCGCCTATTTATTACAGCGATGTCATCTCGCGTTTCCTGAGTGATGGAACACGTGAAAAAATATCCTTCAAGGTCGATCACCTGCAGTTTCATTTTAAAGGTGGAAAAGTCGGGCTACATGAAATCAATTTTGCCGAGCAATCCGGGAAACTGATTGGCGTCATGGGTGGTTCCGGTGCCGGGAAATCGACTTTCTTAAATGTATTGAATGGCAATTACACTCCTACTTTTGGAGCTGTAACCATTAACGGTGTTGATCTTCACCGTGAAAAGGACCGCCTGGAAGGTGTAATTGGTTTTGTGAGTCAGGATGATTTGCTCATTGAGGAATTATCCGTTTTTCAAAATCTGTATTTCAACGCCAAACTTTGCTTCAATGATTTGTCTGAAAAACAGATCAAAAAGAAAGTAATCGACCTGCTTTCGAATATCGGACTCAACGAAGTTCGTAACCTGAAAGTTGGGAGTCCGCTGGAAAAAACCATTTCCGGAGGACAGCGTAAGCGGTTGAACATTGCCCTGGAGTTGATCCGCGAACCGGCTGTATTGTATGTGGATGAACCAACTTCCGGCTTGTCATCGCGTGATTCGGAAAACATCATGGACATGCTCAAAGAGTTGGCCCTGAAAGGGAAACTGATTTTTGTGGTGATCCATCAGCCGTCGTCGGATATCTTCAAGATGTTTGATAAATTGCTGATTCTCGATCAGGGCGGTTATCCGATTTTCGACGGAAACCCGATCGATGCGGTGGTTTATTTCAAAACGCACGTTCACCATGCCAATGCCAACGAGCGCGAATGTCCGATTTGCGGTAACGTGAACCCCGAGCAGATCTTTAATATCATTGAATCGAAAGTAGTCGACGAATACGGAAATCAGACCAAATACCGAAAAGTTTCACCGAGAGAATGGAATCAGCGGTTTTTGGAAAACACGACCATTACCGAAAACAACGAACAGCTCGATCCTGTAAAAGGAAGTTCTAAAATTGCCAATAAATGGTCGCAATTCAGAGTGTTTTTCCTACGTGATGTATTGAGCAAACTGGCCAACAAACAATACATGCTGATCAATATGCTCGAGGCTCCGGTTTTGGCATTGATTCTCGCATTTTTCGTGAAATTCTTTAACTACCGTGCCGGAGGCAATTCCAAATATGTATTCTATCAAAACGAAAATATTCCGCAATACCTCTTTATATCGGTTGTTGTTGCTTTGTTTTTGGGCTTGACCGTTGCGGCAGAAGAAATTATCAAGGACAAAAAAATTCTAAAGCGCGAAAGTTTCCTGAATTTATCGCGCGCCAGCTATTTGTGGTCGAAAGTATCAATCATGTTCATTATTTCCGGAATTCAGACACTTTTCTTTGTCTTGTTCGGGAACCTGATTCTTGAAATCCAGGGATTGTGGTGGCAATACTGGTTGGTGTTGTTCTCTACTTCCTGTATGGCGAACGCACTGGGACTGAATATTTCATCCGCATTCAATTCGGCAAAAGTGATTTACATCACAGTTCCGTTATTGATCATTCCACAATTGTTGTTTAGTGGTGTAATTGTGAAATTCGACAAGCTCCACCCTATTTTCTCGCGTACGAACGAAGTTCCGTGGATCGGAAACGCAATGGCTTCACGCTGGGCTTATGAAGCTTTGGCCGTAACTTCGGCAAAAGACAACTACCACGAAGAGCAATTATTTGAATGGAATCAGTTAAAAAGTGCCAGTGGCTGGAAGCGTGATTATTGGTTGCCGGAAATGAAAAACCAGCTCAACCTGCTTGCCAATAAAAAAACGAGTTTTGCTGATTTTGAACAGGCCAAACGCATTCTGACCAATGAAATCAACAAGGAAACCGAGCGTTGGTCGAACCTGGAATGCAAGGATTGTATCGAATCACTGGAAAAATTGCACAAAGGTGTTCCGGGCGGTGGTTCCGCACAAGTAAACATCGGGTCTTTCCTGGACATGATGAAAAAGCAGTACAACAAATCCTACAACGACTACTCGGATAGTTTGGATACGTACATTGCCAAACTGGGTGACAAAAAATTCCAGGCGAGTCAGAATCAATTCATGAACGAAAGTTTACAGGATTTGGTAACCAACAGAACCGAAGTGCAGAAAATACTGGTTACCGAAGATGAGTTGATCCAAAAAGACGATCCGTTATACATCGATCCGATTGGCATGCGTTTTCTCGATGCACCGTTTTATTCCCATAAAAAGTACTTCCTGGGAATCGGGATCGATACATTCTGGGCAAACGTGATAGTTTTGTGGCTCATGACCATTGCACTGATCATTGCGCTTTACTACGATTTACTTAAAAAATTACTTGATTTCGGTGAGCGGATCAAATGGCCGATTTTGGGTAAGAGTAAGAAGTGA
- a CDS encoding delta-aminolevulinic acid dehydratase: MNIRPRRNRKNAAIRSMIEETKLGAEHLIYPVFLQDGKGIKHEISSLPNNFRWSLDQLLPAFEGWMESGIRTFDLFPAVDEHLKDAIGSYSYADENFYLHVIRTLKERFPEAVLMSDVALDPYSSDGHDGLVENGKIVNDKTLPILGRMAVAQAQAGIDIVGPSDMMDGRVGVIRDDLDEAGFIDVSIMSYTAKYASAFYGPFREALNSAPKSGDKKTYQMNPANKREALIEAELDVAEGADFLMVKPALCYLDVIHLLKENFAQPITAYNVSGECAMVYAASRNGWLDYERTMMEMLLSIRRAGADGILTYFAPDAAKLLKG, encoded by the coding sequence ATGAATATCCGTCCGAGAAGAAATCGTAAGAATGCAGCAATTCGTTCCATGATCGAAGAAACCAAATTGGGTGCTGAACATTTGATTTATCCCGTTTTTCTGCAAGACGGAAAAGGTATTAAGCACGAAATCAGCTCATTGCCAAATAATTTCAGATGGAGCCTGGATCAATTGTTGCCGGCGTTCGAAGGTTGGATGGAATCGGGGATTCGTACGTTTGATTTATTCCCGGCAGTTGATGAGCATTTGAAAGATGCAATTGGTTCGTATAGTTACGCGGATGAAAATTTCTACCTGCACGTTATTCGTACCCTAAAAGAACGTTTCCCGGAAGCGGTTTTAATGTCGGATGTAGCGCTCGATCCGTATTCTTCTGATGGTCACGACGGTTTGGTTGAAAATGGAAAAATCGTCAACGATAAAACTTTGCCAATTTTAGGTAGAATGGCGGTAGCGCAGGCGCAGGCCGGAATTGATATTGTAGGTCCGTCGGATATGATGGATGGCAGAGTGGGTGTGATCCGCGATGATCTGGATGAAGCCGGATTTATTGACGTTTCCATCATGTCGTATACCGCCAAATATGCCAGTGCGTTTTACGGACCTTTCCGTGAGGCCTTGAATTCGGCCCCGAAATCGGGTGATAAGAAAACTTACCAGATGAATCCTGCCAACAAGCGCGAAGCATTGATCGAAGCGGAACTAGACGTGGCGGAAGGCGCTGATTTTCTGATGGTAAAGCCTGCTTTATGTTACCTGGATGTGATTCACCTACTGAAAGAAAACTTCGCACAACCGATCACAGCTTACAACGTGAGTGGCGAATGTGCGATGGTGTACGCTGCTTCCAGAAACGGCTGGCTCGATTATGAGCGCACGATGATGGAAATGTTGCTGAGTATTCGCCGTGCCGGCGCAGATGGTATTTTGACGTATTTCGCTCCGGATGCGGCAAAACTCCTTAAAGGGTGA
- a CDS encoding carbonic anhydrase, whose product MINFKELFKNNEEWVAHKLSIDINYFEKLALGQNPEYLYIGCADSRVTAEELMGAEPGEIFVHRNIANLVITTDNNVNAVVQYAVEFLKVKRIIVCGHYECGGVKAALNPSDMGQLNSWLQTLRDVYRFHRSELDGIEDTQQRFDRLVELNVLEQCLNVIKIDHVQRSWYSTGYPSVHGWVFDVRTGKLVDLGLNMDKEFADIRSIYDLKPLNK is encoded by the coding sequence ATGATTAATTTCAAAGAACTATTCAAGAACAACGAAGAGTGGGTCGCTCACAAACTTTCCATTGACATCAATTACTTTGAGAAATTGGCGCTAGGACAGAACCCTGAGTATTTATATATCGGTTGTGCTGATAGTCGTGTTACAGCCGAAGAGTTGATGGGCGCTGAGCCCGGAGAGATTTTCGTTCACCGGAACATTGCCAACCTGGTGATTACAACCGATAATAATGTGAATGCGGTTGTTCAATACGCGGTAGAATTCCTGAAAGTAAAACGCATCATTGTTTGCGGACATTATGAATGTGGTGGTGTGAAAGCTGCGTTGAATCCGAGTGATATGGGACAATTGAATTCCTGGTTGCAAACTTTACGCGACGTTTACCGCTTTCACCGCAGCGAACTGGATGGAATTGAGGATACTCAACAACGGTTCGACCGGTTGGTAGAGTTAAATGTATTGGAACAATGCCTCAATGTGATTAAAATTGATCACGTACAGCGCTCGTGGTACAGCACAGGATATCCTTCTGTTCATGGTTGGGTGTTTGACGTCAGAACCGGGAAACTGGTCGATTTGGGTTTGAATATGGACAAGGAATTCGCGGATATTCGCAGCATTTATGATTTGAAACCTTTAAACAAATAG
- a CDS encoding OsmC family peroxiredoxin — protein sequence MVRKATAVWNGSGKEGKGHLTTQSSVLSKTQYSFNSRFEEGVGTNPEELIAAAHAGCFTMKLSFNLGGAGFEPTELETTCAITLEDGTVTKSQLTLKATVPSIEADKFAELVKDAEQNCPISKLLNTAISVEYTLNS from the coding sequence ATGGTAAGAAAAGCAACAGCCGTTTGGAACGGTTCAGGAAAAGAAGGTAAAGGGCATTTGACAACACAAAGTTCCGTTTTATCGAAAACGCAATACTCGTTTAATTCGCGTTTTGAAGAAGGAGTTGGGACAAATCCCGAGGAATTGATAGCGGCTGCTCATGCGGGATGTTTCACCATGAAACTGAGTTTTAATCTTGGCGGAGCGGGATTTGAACCGACAGAACTGGAAACAACATGTGCGATTACGCTGGAAGATGGAACTGTAACCAAGTCGCAGTTGACATTGAAAGCAACAGTTCCGTCAATTGAAGCAGATAAGTTTGCTGAACTGGTAAAAGACGCCGAGCAAAACTGTCCGATTTCCAAGTTATTGAATACAGCGATTTCGGTGGAATACACGTTGAATTCTTGA
- a CDS encoding ATP phosphoribosyltransferase: protein MKRLIIALQKSGRLQEGSLKLLRECGLKVDYREGQLKVITADYPAELLFLRNSDIPQYVADGVVDLGIVGSNLLEEDETPVEVILPLDFSKCRVSFAVPKNSDILHTTDLAGKRIATSYPNTVRKFLEKQGIEADIHTISGSVEIAPSLDLADAIADIVSTGNTLFQNNLRELFPFLKSEAVLIKGSNFDPEKQQLLDQLVFRIKSVLAAKDNKYILLNAPTNQLETICAILPGMKSPTILPLAIEGWVSVHSVVKQKNTWNIVQQLKEAGAQGILVVPIEKMVV, encoded by the coding sequence ATGAAACGCTTGATTATCGCATTGCAAAAGTCGGGGAGACTCCAGGAAGGTTCTCTCAAGTTACTGCGCGAATGCGGACTAAAAGTTGATTACCGCGAAGGACAATTAAAAGTCATTACCGCTGATTATCCGGCAGAACTCCTGTTTTTACGAAACAGTGACATTCCACAGTATGTAGCTGACGGAGTAGTAGATCTGGGAATTGTCGGTTCCAACCTGCTTGAAGAAGACGAGACGCCGGTAGAAGTGATACTTCCGCTCGATTTTTCCAAATGCCGCGTGTCATTTGCGGTACCGAAAAACTCCGACATTTTGCATACTACCGATTTGGCTGGAAAGCGCATCGCGACTTCGTATCCAAATACGGTGCGGAAATTCCTGGAAAAACAAGGGATTGAAGCTGATATTCACACTATTTCCGGTTCAGTAGAAATTGCGCCGTCATTGGATTTGGCTGACGCAATCGCCGATATTGTTTCGACCGGGAACACGTTGTTTCAGAACAATTTACGTGAGCTGTTTCCTTTTCTGAAATCAGAAGCTGTGTTGATCAAAGGCTCAAATTTCGATCCTGAAAAACAGCAGTTACTCGACCAACTCGTGTTTCGCATCAAATCGGTGTTGGCGGCCAAAGACAATAAATACATTCTTCTGAATGCTCCAACAAATCAGCTGGAAACTATTTGCGCGATTTTACCGGGAATGAAAAGTCCCACGATTTTGCCGCTGGCGATTGAAGGATGGGTGAGCGTACACTCGGTAGTGAAACAAAAAAATACCTGGAACATTGTGCAACAACTCAAAGAAGCAGGCGCGCAGGGCATTTTGGTGGTTCCAATCGAAAAAATGGTGGTTTAA
- the hisD gene encoding histidinol dehydrogenase, producing the protein MKLLINPSAEMLTEALKRPKLEGVQLEETVRAVFQQVEQNGDQALRMFTEQFDGVKLDTLKVSDAEIIEAENSLPETLKNAIQMAARNIEQFHTSQQESEQMIETTPGVTCWRKSVPVQSVGLYVPGGTAPLFSTVLMLGIPAKIAACPTRILCTPPAKDGSVHPAILFAASVAGITEIYKVGGSQAIAAMSLGTESIPKVDKLFGPGNQYVTAAKQYAQQLGIAIDLPAGPSEVLVAADDSVPAAFIAADLLAQAEHGADSQVVLLSDSESFVTLIQQELAQQLAQLPRAEIAKQALENSVAIVVDFSKWAEIINQYAPEHLILMGKYERLVVEQVVNAGSVFLGQFTAESFGDYASGTNHTLPTAGFARAYSGVSLDSFVKKITYQRVSETGLQNLGNTVIELAKAEQLDAHANAVEVRLAAQINQIQKQ; encoded by the coding sequence ATGAAATTATTGATAAATCCATCGGCGGAAATGCTAACCGAAGCACTTAAACGCCCGAAATTGGAAGGAGTACAGTTGGAAGAAACCGTTCGCGCAGTATTTCAGCAAGTAGAACAAAACGGAGATCAGGCTCTTCGGATGTTTACCGAGCAGTTTGATGGTGTAAAGCTCGATACGTTAAAAGTTTCTGATGCTGAAATCATCGAGGCAGAAAATTCATTACCTGAAACGCTGAAAAACGCCATTCAAATGGCAGCTCGAAATATTGAACAGTTTCACACTTCCCAGCAGGAAAGCGAACAAATGATCGAAACAACTCCTGGAGTGACCTGTTGGCGAAAATCGGTTCCGGTACAATCGGTTGGATTGTATGTGCCGGGTGGAACAGCACCGCTTTTTTCGACGGTGTTAATGCTCGGGATTCCAGCTAAAATTGCAGCTTGTCCGACAAGAATTTTGTGTACACCTCCTGCAAAAGACGGATCCGTTCACCCCGCAATTCTGTTTGCAGCTTCGGTTGCAGGAATTACCGAAATTTATAAAGTCGGCGGTTCTCAGGCTATTGCGGCCATGTCGCTGGGCACAGAAAGCATCCCGAAAGTCGATAAATTGTTTGGCCCCGGTAATCAATACGTTACAGCTGCCAAACAATATGCTCAGCAATTGGGGATTGCGATTGATTTACCGGCCGGGCCATCGGAAGTGCTTGTGGCGGCCGATGATTCCGTTCCTGCAGCTTTTATCGCGGCAGATTTATTGGCACAGGCAGAACACGGAGCTGATAGTCAGGTAGTTTTGCTCTCCGATTCTGAATCATTTGTCACATTGATTCAACAGGAATTAGCCCAACAATTAGCGCAACTTCCACGGGCAGAAATCGCAAAGCAGGCATTAGAAAACAGTGTCGCGATTGTGGTAGATTTTTCCAAATGGGCTGAAATCATCAATCAATATGCGCCGGAACACCTTATTTTAATGGGGAAATACGAGCGGCTGGTTGTAGAACAAGTAGTGAATGCCGGCTCTGTTTTCCTGGGACAATTTACTGCTGAAAGTTTCGGAGATTATGCTTCGGGAACCAATCATACTTTGCCGACAGCTGGATTTGCACGCGCTTACAGCGGAGTTTCGCTCGATTCTTTCGTGAAAAAAATTACGTATCAACGTGTTTCGGAAACCGGATTACAAAATCTCGGGAATACAGTAATTGAACTGGCAAAAGCCGAACAATTGGACGCTCATGCCAATGCTGTCGAAGTACGATTAGCAGCTCAAATCAATCAAATTCAGAAACAATGA
- the hisC gene encoding histidinol-phosphate transaminase, with protein sequence MKQFIREDLQNIKPYSSARDEFSGEAAIWLDANENSLVTEYNRYPDPLQRKLKAKVAEIKSINVENLFIGNGSDEVLDLLLRLICKPFQDTIAFFDPSYGMYEVLARINGLSIKRIPLNEQFEPDWSKLVELITGTRVFIICNPNNPTGNLFSREEIGSVLRAYEGVVIIDEAYIDFNDQPSMSELINDFPNLIVVQTLSKAYGMAGLRVGMAIANVEWISALNTIKPPYNVSSLVQETALALLDSTDWKTIIPTIISERKRVSEVLKKQIGVLEVFPSEANFILFRVADVNKLYRYLADAGVVVRNRSTQTNCADTLRVTIGTEAENNRFLTLLKQFYNDEAKSIIY encoded by the coding sequence ATGAAACAGTTTATTAGAGAAGATCTTCAAAACATAAAGCCTTACAGTTCGGCGCGTGATGAGTTTTCAGGTGAAGCAGCTATTTGGTTGGACGCTAATGAAAATTCCCTTGTCACCGAATATAACCGTTATCCTGATCCGTTGCAGCGTAAATTGAAAGCCAAAGTTGCTGAAATAAAATCGATTAATGTAGAAAACCTGTTTATCGGAAATGGCTCCGATGAAGTGCTGGATCTGTTGCTGCGACTCATTTGTAAGCCGTTTCAAGATACCATTGCTTTTTTTGATCCTTCTTACGGCATGTACGAGGTTTTGGCGCGGATTAATGGTTTGTCGATAAAACGCATTCCACTCAACGAGCAATTTGAACCCGATTGGTCGAAATTGGTAGAACTCATTACCGGAACACGTGTTTTTATCATTTGCAATCCCAATAATCCAACGGGAAACCTGTTTTCGCGCGAAGAAATTGGTTCGGTTTTGCGTGCATATGAAGGAGTTGTTATAATCGACGAAGCCTATATTGATTTTAATGACCAACCTTCGATGAGCGAATTAATAAATGATTTCCCTAATCTGATTGTTGTTCAAACACTCTCAAAAGCCTACGGAATGGCCGGATTACGGGTTGGGATGGCCATTGCAAATGTGGAATGGATTTCAGCGCTGAACACGATCAAACCGCCATACAATGTGAGCAGTTTAGTACAGGAAACAGCACTTGCTTTGTTGGATTCAACTGATTGGAAAACAATTATTCCAACCATTATTTCCGAACGAAAGCGTGTTTCTGAAGTTCTGAAGAAACAAATTGGCGTGTTGGAAGTCTTTCCCAGCGAAGCCAATTTTATCCTGTTTCGGGTAGCGGATGTGAATAAATTATATCGCTACCTGGCCGATGCCGGAGTTGTGGTGCGTAATCGCAGCACTCAAACCAATTGCGCTGATACATTGCGCGTAACAATCGGCACAGAAGCCGAAAACAATCGTTTTTTAACCCTACTCAAACAATTTTACAATGATGAAGCAAAAAGTATTATTTATTGA
- a CDS encoding bifunctional imidazole glycerol-phosphate dehydratase/histidinol phosphatase (catalyzes the formation of 3-(imidazol-4-yl)-2-oxopropyl phosphate from D-ethythro-1-(imidazol-4-yl)glycerol 3-phosphate and histidinol from histidinol phosphate), with amino-acid sequence MKQKVLFIDRDGTIIKEPAGYQIDGFEKLEFLEGVISALKTIVSWQEYKLVMITNQDGLGTEAFPYEEFIGPHNLMLSILQNEGIVFDEICIDRSFPEENAPTRKPRTGLLTAYFDEAYDLENSFVIGDRMTDVELAKNLGCKAFFIRPENELGNDELSVSAEELQPFIQRSVSDWEELLTHLRLGIRKITIQRTTAETDCRIELDLDGTGNASCSTGIAFFDHMLDQIARHAQLDLNIEMKGDLEIDEHHTIEDTAITLGQAIDQAFGSKRGIERYGFSLPMDDCFATCAIDFGGRAELIWDVELKREFVGKMPTEMVQHFFKSVCFSARCNIYVKAIGENEHHKVEAIFKAFAKALLMAKRRSGSYDVLPTTKNNL; translated from the coding sequence ATGAAGCAAAAAGTATTATTTATTGATCGTGACGGAACGATTATCAAAGAACCAGCGGGTTATCAAATCGACGGTTTCGAAAAACTGGAATTCCTGGAAGGCGTGATTTCGGCCCTGAAAACCATTGTTTCATGGCAGGAATACAAACTGGTAATGATTACCAATCAGGATGGTTTGGGAACGGAAGCGTTTCCTTATGAGGAATTTATCGGTCCGCACAACCTGATGTTGTCGATTTTGCAGAATGAGGGAATTGTATTCGACGAGATCTGTATTGACCGCAGCTTTCCGGAAGAAAATGCGCCAACAAGGAAGCCGCGAACGGGATTATTAACTGCTTATTTCGATGAAGCCTACGATTTGGAGAATTCTTTCGTGATCGGCGACCGGATGACAGACGTTGAACTGGCTAAAAATTTGGGTTGTAAGGCGTTTTTTATCCGACCGGAGAATGAGCTTGGGAACGATGAATTGAGCGTTTCAGCAGAAGAATTACAACCGTTTATTCAGCGAAGTGTAAGCGATTGGGAAGAATTGTTGACACATTTGCGATTGGGAATCAGGAAAATAACTATTCAACGAACAACGGCTGAAACGGATTGTCGGATTGAACTTGACCTGGATGGTACAGGAAACGCTTCCTGTTCAACCGGAATTGCGTTTTTCGACCACATGCTCGACCAGATTGCGCGACACGCTCAGCTTGATCTGAACATTGAAATGAAAGGTGATTTGGAAATCGACGAACACCACACGATTGAAGATACGGCAATTACGCTCGGACAGGCAATTGACCAGGCTTTCGGTTCCAAACGCGGCATTGAACGTTACGGATTCTCTTTGCCAATGGACGATTGTTTTGCCACCTGTGCCATTGATTTTGGTGGCAGGGCTGAGTTGATCTGGGACGTAGAACTAAAAAGAGAATTTGTCGGAAAAATGCCAACAGAAATGGTTCAACACTTCTTTAAAAGTGTTTGTTTTTCAGCTAGATGCAATATTTATGTTAAAGCAATAGGTGAAAATGAACACCACAAGGTGGAAGCCATTTTCAAGGCTTTTGCAAAAGCTTTGTTGATGGCCAAACGTCGCTCGGGAAGTTACGATGTGCTTCCAACAACTAAAAATAATTTATGA